A DNA window from Mycolicibacter terrae contains the following coding sequences:
- the mshA gene encoding D-inositol-3-phosphate glycosyltransferase, giving the protein MRSGRCAAPAARWPGRSPKRPPDRSCKDDWVGSGVGSDVHRVAVLSVHTSPLAQPGTGDAGGMNVYVLQSALHLARRGVAVEVFTRATSSADPPVQHVAPGVLVRNVVAGPFEGLDKNDLPTQLCAFAAAVLRAEAAHEPGYYDVVHSHYWLSGQVGWLAADRWAVPLVHTAHTLAGVKNAALAAGDSPEPPLRTVGEQQVVDEADRLIVNTDDEAHQLVALHGADPARIDVAHPGVDLEVFRPGDKAQARAALGFSPGEPIVAFVGRIQPLKAPDILLRAVAKLPGVRVVVAGGPSGSSGLAAPGGLVRLAAELGISDRVTFLPPQSREDLAALFRAADLVAVPSYSESFGLVALEAQACGTPVVAAAVGGLPVAVRDGVTGALVAGHGIEAWATAIDDLLRLGEGPRGWAMRRAAAAHAATFSWERTVDAQLASYTSAIEDFAAARGARMRVVGAPRRARRWPTRRGARA; this is encoded by the coding sequence ATCCGGTCGGGGCGATGCGCCGCTCCCGCGGCTCGGTGGCCCGGGCGGTCCCCGAAGCGTCCGCCTGACCGGAGCTGTAAAGATGACTGGGTGGGGAGTGGCGTCGGATCCGATGTGCACCGGGTAGCGGTGCTGTCGGTGCACACCTCGCCGCTGGCCCAACCCGGTACGGGCGATGCCGGCGGCATGAACGTCTACGTGCTGCAGAGCGCGCTGCACCTGGCTCGCCGCGGGGTGGCCGTGGAGGTCTTCACCCGCGCCACGTCGTCGGCCGATCCGCCGGTGCAGCATGTGGCGCCCGGCGTACTGGTGCGCAACGTGGTGGCCGGACCGTTCGAGGGCCTGGACAAGAACGACCTGCCCACCCAGTTGTGCGCGTTCGCGGCCGCGGTGCTGCGTGCCGAGGCGGCCCACGAGCCCGGCTACTACGACGTCGTGCATTCGCACTACTGGCTGTCCGGTCAGGTCGGCTGGCTGGCCGCGGATCGGTGGGCGGTGCCGCTGGTGCACACCGCACACACCCTGGCCGGGGTCAAGAACGCCGCCCTGGCCGCCGGTGACAGCCCCGAGCCGCCGCTGCGCACCGTCGGCGAGCAGCAGGTCGTCGACGAGGCGGACCGGCTGATCGTCAACACCGACGACGAGGCCCACCAACTCGTCGCGCTGCACGGGGCCGACCCGGCGCGTATCGACGTGGCGCATCCGGGCGTCGACCTGGAGGTCTTCCGCCCCGGCGACAAGGCGCAGGCCCGGGCCGCGTTGGGGTTCTCGCCCGGCGAGCCGATCGTGGCCTTCGTCGGTCGCATCCAGCCGCTCAAGGCGCCCGACATCCTGCTGCGCGCCGTCGCGAAGCTGCCCGGGGTGCGCGTGGTGGTGGCCGGCGGGCCGTCGGGCAGCAGTGGGCTCGCCGCGCCGGGCGGACTGGTTCGGCTGGCCGCGGAACTGGGTATCAGTGACCGGGTGACCTTCTTGCCGCCGCAGTCCCGCGAGGATCTGGCGGCTTTGTTCCGGGCGGCCGATCTGGTGGCGGTGCCCAGCTACTCCGAATCGTTCGGCCTGGTGGCCCTGGAGGCGCAGGCCTGCGGCACGCCGGTGGTCGCCGCGGCGGTCGGCGGGCTGCCGGTGGCGGTGCGCGACGGTGTCACCGGGGCACTGGTCGCCGGGCACGGCATCGAGGCGTGGGCGACCGCGATCGACGACCTGCTGCGGTTGGGGGAGGGGCCGCGCGGGTGGGCGATGCGCCGGGCCGCGGCCGCTCACGCGGCGACGTTCTCCTGGGAGCGCACCGTGGACGCCCAGCTGGCCAGCTACACCAGCGCGATCGAGGACTTCGCCGCCGCTCGGGGTGCGCGGATGCGGGTGGTGGGGGCGCCGCGGCGGGCCCGGCGCTGGCCCACGCGACGCGGGGCGCGCGCGTGA
- a CDS encoding ROK family protein, which yields MRTTSLTTHITSHRTARVRSHPRVVPPALQLPETAGAAVFSAVRQHGPIAREAIAGATSLSVATVNRQVSALLEAGLLLERADLATSGAIGRPRRPVVVNHEPFLALGLHIGAKTTSIVATDLLGRTLDVVETPTPANGASPALAALAASARRYLTRWQKRRPLWVGVAIGGAVDGTTGYVDHPRLGWTAAPVGPVLADELRLPVSVASHVDAMAGAELLLGVRRPTVTSSTSLYVYARETVGYALVIGGRVHSPTSGPGTIAGLPVSSELLGDSGQLESTVSDEAVLAAARRLRILPDGNGAASAAVTGLAREARAGDQRASALLTERARVLGEAVALLRDVLNPDDLVVGGQGFTEYPEGMAEVERAFAQRSVLAGRTLRVTAFGNRVQEAGAGTVSLGGLYADPVGAMRRSRGSVARAVPEASA from the coding sequence GTGCGCACCACCTCTCTCACCACCCACATCACCAGCCACCGGACCGCCCGGGTGCGCTCGCATCCGCGCGTCGTTCCGCCGGCCCTGCAGCTGCCCGAAACCGCCGGCGCCGCGGTCTTCTCCGCGGTTCGCCAGCACGGCCCGATCGCCCGCGAGGCCATCGCCGGCGCCACCTCGCTGAGCGTCGCCACGGTCAACCGGCAGGTCAGCGCGCTGCTGGAGGCCGGATTGCTGCTGGAGCGCGCTGATTTGGCGACCTCCGGGGCGATCGGACGCCCGCGCCGGCCTGTGGTGGTCAACCACGAACCGTTCCTGGCGTTGGGCCTGCACATCGGGGCGAAGACCACCAGCATCGTGGCCACCGACCTGCTCGGCCGCACCCTGGACGTGGTCGAGACCCCGACCCCGGCCAACGGGGCCTCGCCGGCGCTGGCGGCCCTGGCCGCCAGTGCGCGCCGGTACCTGACCCGCTGGCAGAAGCGCCGCCCGCTGTGGGTCGGGGTGGCCATCGGTGGCGCGGTGGACGGCACCACCGGCTACGTCGACCACCCCCGGCTGGGCTGGACGGCCGCCCCGGTCGGACCGGTGCTGGCCGACGAGCTGCGGCTGCCGGTGTCGGTGGCCTCCCACGTCGACGCCATGGCCGGCGCCGAACTGCTGCTGGGAGTGCGGCGACCGACGGTGACCAGCTCCACCAGCCTCTACGTCTACGCCCGCGAGACCGTGGGCTACGCCCTGGTGATCGGCGGGCGGGTACACAGCCCGACCAGCGGTCCCGGCACCATTGCCGGCCTGCCGGTGTCCTCGGAGCTGCTCGGCGATTCCGGACAGCTCGAATCCACCGTCAGCGACGAGGCGGTGCTGGCCGCGGCACGCCGGCTGCGGATCCTGCCCGACGGCAACGGTGCGGCTTCGGCCGCGGTGACCGGCCTGGCGCGGGAGGCCCGGGCCGGTGACCAGCGGGCGAGCGCGTTGCTGACCGAACGTGCCCGGGTCCTCGGCGAAGCCGTCGCGCTGCTGCGCGACGTGCTCAACCCCGACGACCTGGTGGTCGGTGGCCAGGGCTTCACCGAATACCCGGAGGGCATGGCCGAGGTGGAGCGGGCCTTCGCCCAGCGGTCGGTGCTGGCGGGCCGCACGCTGCGGGTCACCGCTTTCGGCAACCGGGTCCAGGAGGCCGGGGCCGGGACGGTGTCGTTGGGCGGGCTCTACGCCGATCCGGTCGGGGCGATGCGCCGCTCCCGCGGCTCGGTGGCCCGGGCGGTCCCCGAAGCGTCCGCCTGA
- a CDS encoding SDR family NAD(P)-dependent oxidoreductase, which produces MSTPARHQRAGQPIAVVTGASSGIGEATARTLAGQGFHVVAVARRADRISALTQEIGGTAVAADVTDLAAVAELADVCEGLAGSVNVLVNNAGGAKGLAPVSDADLEHWRWMWETNVLGTLQVTRALLPKLIASGDGLVVTVTSIAAFEIYDGGAGYTSAKHAQSALHRTLRGELLGKPVRLTEIAPGMVETEFSLVRFDGDRERSDAVYAGLTPLTAADIAEVIGFVASRPPHVDLDQIVIRPRDQASATRANRRAE; this is translated from the coding sequence ATGAGCACACCCGCGCGACACCAGCGCGCCGGCCAACCGATCGCCGTGGTCACCGGCGCCAGCTCGGGTATCGGCGAGGCGACCGCGAGAACCCTTGCCGGACAAGGCTTTCACGTGGTCGCGGTAGCCCGGCGCGCCGACCGGATCTCCGCGCTGACGCAGGAGATCGGGGGCACCGCCGTTGCGGCGGACGTCACCGACCTGGCCGCGGTCGCCGAGCTGGCCGACGTGTGCGAGGGTCTCGCCGGTTCGGTCAACGTGCTGGTCAACAACGCCGGCGGGGCCAAGGGCCTGGCGCCGGTCAGCGACGCCGACCTCGAGCACTGGCGGTGGATGTGGGAGACCAACGTGCTGGGCACCCTTCAGGTGACCCGCGCCCTGCTGCCGAAGCTGATCGCCTCCGGCGACGGCCTGGTGGTCACCGTGACCTCCATCGCGGCATTCGAGATCTACGACGGCGGCGCCGGTTACACCTCGGCCAAGCACGCCCAGAGCGCGCTGCACCGCACGCTGCGCGGTGAGTTGTTGGGAAAACCGGTGCGGCTCACCGAGATCGCCCCGGGCATGGTGGAGACCGAGTTCTCGCTGGTGCGCTTCGACGGTGACCGCGAGCGCTCCGACGCGGTCTATGCCGGCCTGACTCCGCTGACGGCGGCCGACATCGCCGAGGTGATCGGGTTCGTCGCCTCCCGGCCCCCGCACGTCGACCTCGACCAGATCGTGATCCGCCCGCGCGACCAGGCCTCCGCAACGCGGGCTAACCGCCGGGCCGAGTAA
- a CDS encoding L,D-transpeptidase, which yields MAGGQVACPVSWDGVNLNRRRALAALAAGVLAPQALAGCLSRAGNSADKTPPAAPALSFEPPVGQTDVLPTADVAVTVSDGWFQRVALTSPAGKVLSGTFNRDRTRYTVTEPLGYDAVYSWSGSVVGHDGNAVPVTGTITTVTPAVVIDGGFQLADGQTVGVAAPVILQFDAPISDKAAVERALRVTTEPPVEGGWAWLPDEVQGARVHWRSREYYPAGTTVSVDAKLYGVAFGDGAYGAQDMSLQFSIGRRQVVKAEVSSHRIQVVRDEGVIMDFPCSYGEGDQPRNVTRNGVHVVSEKYADFYMSNPAAGYSNIHERWAVRISNNGEFIHANPASSGAQGNTNVTNGCINLSTEDAEQYFHSAIYGDPVEVTGSSIELSYADGDIWDWAVDWDTWVSMSALQADSSTPGRPRTSLPSTAPATPTDAPTLSGTPTTTQPPPTSVTRPGG from the coding sequence ATCGCAGGTGGTCAGGTGGCCTGCCCGGTATCTTGGGATGGCGTGAACCTGAACCGGCGAAGGGCGTTGGCCGCGCTGGCGGCCGGGGTGCTGGCGCCGCAGGCGCTGGCGGGCTGTCTGAGCCGGGCCGGAAACAGTGCCGACAAGACGCCGCCGGCGGCGCCCGCCCTGAGCTTCGAACCCCCGGTCGGCCAGACCGATGTGCTGCCGACCGCCGACGTCGCTGTCACCGTCTCCGACGGCTGGTTTCAGCGGGTGGCGCTGACCAGCCCGGCCGGCAAGGTGCTCAGTGGAACGTTCAATCGGGACCGCACCCGCTACACCGTCACCGAGCCGCTGGGCTACGACGCCGTCTACAGCTGGTCGGGCTCGGTGGTGGGCCACGACGGCAACGCCGTACCGGTCACCGGCACCATCACCACGGTGACGCCCGCAGTCGTCATCGACGGCGGTTTTCAGCTGGCCGACGGGCAGACGGTCGGCGTCGCGGCGCCGGTGATCCTGCAGTTCGACGCGCCGATCAGTGACAAGGCGGCCGTCGAGCGGGCCCTGCGGGTCACCACCGAACCGCCGGTGGAGGGCGGCTGGGCCTGGTTGCCCGATGAGGTGCAGGGCGCCCGGGTGCACTGGCGCAGCCGCGAGTACTACCCGGCCGGAACCACCGTCAGCGTCGACGCCAAGCTGTACGGCGTGGCCTTCGGCGACGGTGCCTACGGCGCCCAGGACATGTCGCTGCAATTCTCGATCGGGCGGCGCCAGGTGGTGAAGGCCGAGGTCTCCTCGCACCGCATCCAGGTGGTCCGCGACGAGGGCGTGATCATGGACTTCCCGTGCAGCTACGGTGAAGGCGACCAGCCGCGCAACGTCACCCGCAACGGCGTCCACGTGGTCAGCGAGAAGTACGCCGACTTCTACATGTCCAACCCGGCCGCCGGCTACAGCAACATCCACGAGCGCTGGGCGGTCCGCATCTCCAACAACGGCGAGTTCATCCACGCCAACCCGGCCAGCTCCGGCGCCCAGGGCAACACCAACGTCACCAACGGCTGCATCAACTTGTCCACCGAGGACGCCGAGCAGTACTTCCACAGCGCGATCTACGGCGACCCGGTCGAGGTGACCGGCAGCTCGATCGAGCTGTCCTACGCCGACGGCGATATCTGGGACTGGGCGGTGGACTGGGACACCTGGGTGTCCATGTCGGCGCTGCAGGCGGATTCGTCGACTCCAGGGCGGCCCCGGACCTCACTGCCCAGCACCGCGCCGGCCACCCCGACCGACGCGCCGACACTGTCGGGCACCCCGACGACGACTCAGCCGCCGCCGACGTCTGTTACTCGGCCCGGCGGTTAG
- a CDS encoding UDP-N-acetylmuramate dehydrogenase — protein sequence MAGSEFAGARVAEAVPLAPLTTLRVGPVAQRVITCIDAEQIVATLGELDRAGVRPLLLSGGSNVVIADDLTDLTVVRLANDGIEIDGNVLRAQAGAVWDDVVARAVAAGLGGLECLSGIPGSAGATPVQNVGAYGAEVADTVTRVLLLDRRTGTVRWAAGAELNFGYRTSVLKYSDAAVVLEVEFELDASGRSAPLRYGELATALHAADGDRADPAAVRAAVLKLRSAKGMVLDGSDHDTWSVGSFFTNPVVPQEVYRQIAERKTGLVPHWDGPDGVKLAAGWLVERAGFGKGYPDDDGAPVRLSGKHALALTNRGGASTADVLELARTVRDGVRAVFGITLHPEPVLVGCAL from the coding sequence GTGGCCGGATCCGAGTTCGCGGGCGCGCGTGTCGCCGAGGCGGTGCCGCTGGCGCCGTTGACCACGCTGCGGGTCGGACCGGTCGCGCAGCGCGTCATCACCTGCATCGATGCCGAGCAGATCGTGGCCACCCTGGGCGAACTCGACCGGGCCGGGGTCCGCCCGCTGCTGCTCTCGGGTGGCTCCAACGTGGTGATCGCCGACGACCTGACTGACCTGACCGTCGTCCGGCTGGCCAACGACGGCATCGAGATCGACGGCAACGTGCTGCGGGCCCAGGCCGGCGCGGTCTGGGACGACGTGGTCGCACGAGCCGTCGCCGCGGGGCTGGGCGGTCTGGAGTGCCTGTCGGGTATCCCCGGTTCGGCCGGCGCCACCCCGGTGCAGAACGTCGGGGCCTACGGCGCGGAAGTCGCCGACACCGTGACCCGGGTGCTGCTGCTGGACCGTCGCACCGGCACCGTGCGCTGGGCAGCGGGCGCCGAGTTGAACTTCGGCTACCGCACCAGCGTGCTGAAGTACTCGGATGCGGCGGTGGTGCTCGAGGTGGAATTCGAGCTGGACGCCTCCGGGCGCAGCGCGCCGCTGCGCTACGGCGAACTGGCCACCGCGTTGCACGCCGCCGACGGCGACCGCGCCGACCCGGCAGCCGTGCGTGCCGCAGTGCTCAAGCTGCGCAGCGCCAAGGGCATGGTGCTCGACGGGAGCGATCACGACACCTGGAGTGTGGGCTCGTTCTTCACCAATCCGGTTGTGCCGCAGGAGGTGTACCGGCAGATCGCCGAACGGAAGACCGGACTGGTTCCGCACTGGGACGGCCCCGACGGGGTGAAGCTGGCGGCCGGCTGGCTGGTGGAGCGGGCCGGTTTCGGCAAGGGCTATCCGGACGATGACGGTGCGCCGGTGCGTCTTTCGGGCAAACATGCGCTGGCTTTGACCAACCGGGGTGGCGCCAGCACCGCCGACGTGCTGGAGTTGGCGCGCACCGTGCGCGACGGGGTGCGCGCGGTGTTCGGCATCACCTTGCACCCCGAGCCGGTGCTCGTCGGTTGCGCGCTGTAA
- a CDS encoding DUF2505 domain-containing protein: protein MPRTFTLSEHYPGSVEQVYAAFADEQYWLARLADSGADTVTLDSMTVGADGGVDVATTQGIHRDKLPALAAQFHPGDLEMARHEKWRPVRDGRAHAEVTGRIVGAPAKLSGDAVLEPATGGCALRLTATVRVDIPLVGGKIENFIGTQLTELMTAEQRFTAMWLQRGGAERPE, encoded by the coding sequence ATGCCGCGTACATTCACGCTGTCCGAGCACTATCCGGGAAGCGTCGAGCAGGTCTATGCGGCATTCGCCGACGAGCAGTACTGGCTGGCCCGGCTGGCCGATTCCGGGGCCGACACGGTGACCCTGGACTCGATGACCGTCGGCGCCGACGGCGGTGTCGACGTGGCCACCACACAGGGCATTCACCGCGACAAGCTGCCGGCGCTGGCCGCCCAGTTCCACCCCGGCGACCTGGAGATGGCCCGCCACGAGAAGTGGCGTCCGGTCCGCGACGGGCGGGCCCACGCCGAGGTCACCGGCAGGATCGTCGGGGCGCCGGCGAAGCTGTCCGGGGACGCGGTGCTGGAACCGGCCACCGGCGGCTGTGCGCTGCGGCTGACCGCGACGGTGCGGGTCGACATCCCGCTGGTGGGCGGCAAGATCGAGAACTTCATCGGCACCCAGCTGACTGAGCTGATGACCGCCGAGCAACGGTTCACCGCGATGTGGCTGCAGCGAGGCGGCGCTGAGCGACCGGAATAG